One stretch of Burkholderia sp. NRF60-BP8 DNA includes these proteins:
- the parS gene encoding type II RES/Xre toxin-antitoxin system antitoxin encodes MSTIAFHPSGVAHPRQAEFTILEQLLAIRVRSGADLAELASARVDVSVIDRLSERGLKSDELAFIIPRRTLSHRRQAHERLSPEESDKAIRLARIVAQAAATFGDQDKAMAWLRNGLQRFGGRTSLDMASTEHGARLVEEALTQIDEGYFA; translated from the coding sequence ATGAGCACCATCGCTTTTCATCCTTCGGGCGTCGCTCATCCGCGTCAGGCCGAATTCACGATTCTCGAGCAGCTGCTCGCGATCCGCGTCCGGTCGGGCGCCGATCTGGCCGAGCTGGCGAGCGCGCGCGTCGACGTGTCGGTGATCGACCGACTGTCCGAGCGCGGGCTGAAATCGGACGAGCTGGCCTTCATCATTCCGCGCCGCACGCTGAGTCATCGTCGCCAGGCGCACGAACGCCTGTCGCCGGAAGAGTCGGACAAGGCGATCCGCCTCGCGCGCATCGTCGCGCAGGCGGCGGCCACGTTCGGCGACCAGGACAAGGCGATGGCGTGGCTGCGCAACGGGCTCCAGCGCTTCGGCGGCCGCACGTCGCTCGACATGGCGAGCACCGAGCATGGTGCGCGGCTCGTCGAAGAGGCCCTCACGCAGATCGACGAGGGGTACTTCGCTTGA
- a CDS encoding RES family NAD+ phosphorylase yields the protein MTTLWRISNYADLKGTGGLRAGGRWHFAGQPVVYLAEHPALALLETLVHFEIATVAQLPSGYQLLRIEVPDSVDVAEIAEGDAPEDWRTNVDWTRSAGTEWLHTQPSALLRVPSVVVPHAHNFLLNPLHPAASDIRVAEVMQAPYDTRILRLVQSKPGE from the coding sequence TTGACGACGCTGTGGCGGATCAGCAATTACGCCGATCTGAAAGGCACTGGCGGATTGCGGGCCGGCGGCCGTTGGCATTTCGCCGGGCAGCCCGTCGTGTATCTCGCCGAGCATCCGGCGCTCGCGTTGCTCGAGACGCTGGTTCATTTCGAAATCGCCACCGTCGCGCAATTGCCGAGCGGATACCAGTTGCTGCGTATCGAAGTACCCGATTCGGTGGATGTTGCCGAAATCGCCGAAGGCGATGCACCGGAGGACTGGCGAACGAACGTCGACTGGACCCGCAGCGCCGGCACCGAGTGGCTGCACACGCAGCCGAGCGCGCTGCTGCGCGTGCCGAGCGTCGTCGTGCCGCATGCCCATAACTTCCTGTTGAATCCGCTGCATCCGGCCGCGTCCGACATCCGCGTCGCGGAAGTGATGCAAGCGCCGTACGACACGCGGATTCTGCGGCTGGTCCAGTCGAAGCCGGGCGAATAG
- a CDS encoding tyrosine-type recombinase/integrase, whose product MDTDRWIHDPVGAFRVWQETAAIGAGRRPFAPRSVVQHVAMFERFLRHLSAQRVSLATFGPDHVAAFLAELDRTCAPGTSTRVRYAKLIDRLGRHLVDAGVRTIHPAGRSTRDLAWPDGEPEPCYLPPDADTALQRHVQPRADDTPADCRNRAIVALLLASGITSAEIRAATGNAPDLDARPAVLSVPRDRARPARRIELAAFAVAPLAAWRARSELRPSALLFPAPRGGAMNDMFLLLVVRDALNAIGFHAADMSPRVLRNTYARRQLLAGHAHADVTAMLGLASMRTVTRIRQTLSPDAAANRAAHER is encoded by the coding sequence ATGGACACGGATCGCTGGATTCACGACCCCGTCGGCGCGTTTCGCGTCTGGCAGGAAACCGCCGCGATCGGCGCCGGCCGCCGGCCGTTCGCGCCGCGTTCGGTCGTGCAGCATGTCGCGATGTTCGAGCGATTCCTGCGCCACCTGAGCGCACAGCGCGTATCGCTCGCCACGTTCGGGCCCGACCACGTCGCGGCCTTCCTCGCGGAACTCGACCGCACCTGCGCGCCCGGCACGTCGACACGCGTGCGTTATGCGAAGCTGATCGACCGACTGGGCCGGCATCTGGTCGACGCCGGTGTGCGGACGATTCATCCGGCCGGCCGATCGACACGCGATCTCGCCTGGCCGGACGGCGAGCCCGAGCCGTGCTACCTGCCGCCCGATGCCGACACGGCGCTGCAACGCCACGTACAGCCTCGCGCGGACGACACGCCGGCCGACTGCCGGAATCGCGCGATCGTCGCGCTGCTGCTCGCGAGCGGCATCACGTCGGCCGAAATTCGCGCGGCGACGGGCAATGCGCCCGATCTCGACGCGCGGCCGGCGGTGTTGTCGGTGCCGCGCGATCGCGCGCGGCCGGCGCGCCGGATCGAGCTCGCCGCGTTCGCGGTGGCGCCGCTCGCCGCATGGCGTGCGCGCTCGGAGCTGCGGCCGTCGGCGCTGCTGTTTCCCGCGCCGCGCGGGGGCGCAATGAACGACATGTTCCTGCTGCTCGTCGTGCGCGACGCGCTGAACGCGATCGGCTTTCATGCAGCGGACATGAGCCCGCGCGTGCTGCGCAATACGTATGCGCGCCGCCAGCTGCTCGCGGGCCACGCGCATGCCGACGTCACCGCGATGCTCGGTCTCGCCAGCATGCGAACGGTCACGCGCATTCGGCAAACGCTGTCGCCCGATGCGGCCGCGAATCGCGCCGCCCACGAGCGCTGA
- a CDS encoding uracil-xanthine permease family protein codes for MSHDPISLPVDARLPAWQLALFGLQHVLSMAASPITAVFLIAKTLALPADLTVQLIGATFFACGIGTLVQSLGVGPIGARMPFVMVPGGAPTMLFAGIAAQAGLPTAAGAALLASAFYWVLLPVFTRCLRLFPRIVVGAMLLLVSINLIRIYATIVVGQPGSADFAQPRSLGLALATIVATVVVAGAFRGTAGRLAVLIGLMAGATLGWALGAMPALGDVWHGPLFTHPAWLPFGMPRFDVLAALPLLIFTAVSMAEATAQTVAVGETCGKAIALRRDVPKTIRGDALASLAGALFGTPLIVTSAENIGVVQTTGVRSRYVTAAAGAILLVIALFAPLARLAYAIPAAVVGGTALVVFAMIGVMGIRLLASVDLHARANQYTLAAALVVGLAPILVPNLYRHFGAPVQIVLGNGMAAGTLAAIATQLAFAALARLGGQAHAAAAAAPARDA; via the coding sequence GTGTCGCACGATCCGATCTCCCTGCCCGTCGATGCCCGGCTGCCCGCGTGGCAGCTCGCGCTGTTCGGGCTGCAGCACGTACTGTCGATGGCCGCGTCGCCGATCACCGCCGTGTTCCTGATCGCGAAAACGCTCGCGCTGCCGGCCGACCTGACGGTCCAGCTGATCGGCGCGACGTTCTTCGCGTGCGGTATCGGCACGCTCGTGCAATCGCTCGGTGTCGGCCCGATCGGTGCGCGCATGCCGTTCGTGATGGTGCCCGGCGGCGCACCGACGATGCTGTTCGCGGGCATCGCCGCGCAAGCGGGCCTGCCGACCGCGGCCGGCGCGGCGCTGCTCGCCAGCGCGTTCTACTGGGTGCTGCTGCCCGTCTTCACGCGCTGCCTGCGGCTCTTTCCGCGCATCGTCGTCGGCGCGATGTTGTTGCTCGTATCGATCAACCTGATCCGGATCTACGCGACGATCGTCGTCGGCCAGCCCGGTTCGGCCGACTTCGCGCAGCCGCGCTCGCTCGGGCTCGCGCTGGCGACGATCGTCGCCACCGTCGTCGTCGCCGGCGCATTCCGCGGCACGGCCGGACGCCTCGCGGTGCTGATCGGGCTGATGGCCGGCGCGACGCTCGGCTGGGCGCTCGGCGCGATGCCGGCGCTCGGCGACGTATGGCACGGCCCGCTGTTCACGCATCCGGCGTGGCTGCCGTTCGGGATGCCGCGTTTCGACGTGCTGGCTGCGCTGCCGCTGCTGATTTTCACCGCGGTCTCGATGGCCGAGGCCACCGCGCAGACGGTCGCCGTCGGCGAAACGTGCGGCAAGGCGATCGCGCTCCGGCGCGACGTGCCGAAGACGATACGCGGCGACGCGCTCGCATCGCTGGCCGGCGCGCTGTTCGGCACGCCGCTGATCGTGACGAGCGCCGAGAACATCGGCGTCGTGCAGACGACCGGCGTACGCTCGCGCTACGTGACGGCGGCCGCCGGCGCGATCCTGCTCGTCATCGCGCTGTTCGCGCCGCTCGCGCGGCTCGCGTATGCGATTCCGGCCGCCGTCGTCGGCGGCACCGCGCTGGTTGTATTCGCGATGATCGGCGTGATGGGCATTCGGCTGCTCGCGAGCGTCGACCTGCACGCGCGCGCGAACCAGTACACGCTCGCGGCCGCCCTGGTGGTCGGCCTCGCGCCGATCCTGGTGCCGAACCTGTATCGCCATTTCGGCGCGCCCGTGCAGATCGTGCTCGGCAACGGCATGGCGGCCGGCACGCTCGCGGCCATCGCGACGCAACTGGCGTTCGCCGCGCTCGCGCGGCTGGGCGGACAAGCGCACGCGGCGGCAGCTGCGGCGCCTGCGCGCGACGCATGA
- a CDS encoding aryl-sulfate sulfotransferase, whose product MEIAVTTVDQITQRRRGVGLIAHDPALSAGGYTLIAPQTADGNVYLVGIDGEVAHQWKMPVRPGRHAVILANGNLGYNGNHPHSESRYAPWSMWHGGDFYEVTPQGDIVWRYEDPAHHHDAQWLPNGNLLYAACEPVDAAFARRVPGGTAHGDDEVMYADVIREVNRAGRIVWEWHARDHLRPEDFPIAAGFGRYHWPLVNGLAVDANGRVLMSLRTTSGIVGVNRATGRVDLRIGPDVVSHQHAPVPLPNGHILAFDNGNFRHGAHVAFSRVVEIDPATQRVVWSYADDVVNLFYTPFMGNAQRLPNGNTHITESSTGRLFEVTPAGEVVWEYVIPWFAEYPDEAARRTGPGQLNSVFQTFRYSAAQLPWLRT is encoded by the coding sequence ATGGAGATCGCCGTGACGACCGTCGACCAGATTACCCAGCGCCGCCGCGGCGTCGGCCTCATCGCCCACGACCCCGCGCTGTCCGCGGGCGGCTATACGCTCATCGCGCCGCAGACGGCCGACGGCAACGTCTATCTCGTCGGCATCGACGGCGAGGTCGCCCACCAGTGGAAGATGCCCGTGCGTCCCGGCCGCCACGCGGTCATCCTCGCGAACGGCAATCTCGGTTACAACGGCAATCATCCGCACTCCGAATCGCGCTACGCACCGTGGTCGATGTGGCACGGCGGCGATTTCTACGAGGTCACGCCGCAAGGCGACATCGTGTGGCGCTACGAGGATCCCGCGCATCACCACGACGCGCAGTGGCTGCCGAACGGCAACCTGCTGTACGCCGCGTGCGAACCGGTCGACGCGGCATTCGCGCGGCGCGTGCCGGGCGGCACCGCGCACGGCGACGACGAGGTGATGTACGCGGACGTGATCCGCGAAGTGAACCGCGCCGGCCGGATCGTCTGGGAATGGCATGCACGCGACCATCTGCGGCCGGAGGATTTTCCGATCGCGGCGGGGTTCGGCCGCTACCACTGGCCGCTCGTCAACGGTCTCGCGGTCGACGCGAACGGCCGCGTGCTGATGAGCCTGCGCACGACGTCGGGAATCGTCGGCGTGAACCGCGCAACCGGGCGCGTCGACCTGAGGATCGGGCCCGACGTCGTATCGCACCAGCATGCGCCGGTGCCGCTGCCGAACGGCCACATCCTCGCGTTCGACAACGGCAATTTCCGCCACGGTGCGCACGTCGCGTTCTCGCGCGTCGTGGAAATCGATCCGGCGACGCAGCGGGTCGTGTGGTCGTATGCGGACGACGTCGTGAACCTGTTCTACACGCCGTTCATGGGCAACGCGCAACGCTTGCCGAACGGCAACACGCACATCACCGAATCGTCGACGGGCCGACTGTTCGAAGTGACGCCGGCCGGCGAGGTCGTCTGGGAATACGTGATCCCGTGGTTCGCCGAATACCCGGACGAAGCGGCGCGCAGGACCGGCCCCGGCCAGTTGAACAGCGTGTTCCAGACGTTCCGCTACAGCGCCGCGCAATTGCCCTGGCTACGGACCTGA
- a CDS encoding LysR family transcriptional regulator, whose product MRSISQTFRCFDEVARRGSIRKAADALHLTAAAVHQQIRNLEAQVGVPLFDRLPRGMQLTLAGEIVIAAVRRGQRDFDNALTQVEDLRALRRGHVNLAVPASTAERLVPDAILAAMQRYPGVTYSVRSGNGESIVRWVETGEVDIGYALRRRSAAGVVEVRAFAQPLGVVTAPGHPLASTGGKVRMRDCFAHPLILMTPDTELRAMFDQIDARQPRSVRPLVETGSVSMVRRLVAAGAGVGFLIAENVADDVAAGRLAWTPLADAGARSFSCIYQRADTSATVAMTMFLSFFSEAIDAMEHAFARGRPAAARRRATR is encoded by the coding sequence ATGCGCTCGATATCGCAGACATTCCGCTGTTTCGACGAAGTCGCGCGGCGCGGCTCGATTCGCAAGGCGGCCGACGCGCTGCACCTGACCGCCGCGGCGGTCCACCAGCAGATCCGCAATCTCGAAGCGCAGGTCGGCGTGCCGCTGTTCGACCGGCTGCCGCGCGGCATGCAGTTGACGCTCGCCGGCGAGATCGTGATCGCGGCCGTGCGGCGCGGCCAGCGCGATTTCGACAACGCGCTGACGCAGGTCGAGGATCTGCGTGCGCTGCGGCGCGGGCACGTGAATCTCGCGGTGCCTGCCTCGACGGCGGAAAGGCTCGTGCCCGACGCGATTCTCGCCGCGATGCAGCGTTACCCGGGCGTCACGTACAGCGTGCGCTCGGGAAACGGCGAGAGCATCGTGCGCTGGGTCGAGACGGGCGAGGTCGACATCGGTTATGCGCTGCGCCGGCGCAGCGCGGCGGGCGTCGTCGAGGTGCGCGCGTTCGCGCAGCCGCTGGGTGTCGTCACGGCGCCCGGTCATCCGTTGGCGTCGACGGGCGGCAAGGTGCGGATGCGCGACTGCTTCGCGCATCCGCTGATCCTGATGACGCCCGACACGGAGCTGCGCGCGATGTTCGACCAGATCGATGCGCGGCAGCCGCGCAGCGTGCGGCCGCTGGTCGAAACCGGTTCGGTGTCGATGGTGCGGCGCCTCGTGGCCGCAGGGGCCGGCGTCGGTTTCCTGATCGCGGAAAACGTCGCGGACGACGTGGCCGCCGGCCGGCTCGCCTGGACGCCGCTGGCCGATGCGGGCGCGCGCTCGTTCAGTTGCATCTACCAGCGGGCGGACACGAGCGCGACGGTCGCGATGACGATGTTTCTCTCGTTCTTTTCCGAGGCGATCGACGCGATGGAGCACGCGTTCGCGCGTGGGCGGCCGGCCGCCGCGCGTCGCCGGGCGACAAGGTAA
- a CDS encoding gamma-glutamyltransferase family protein yields the protein MNRTAIFPYASALLAAALLTACGGDVENEAARTTTPSTDASCLAVDNNGATVVVGSNQPGDPSLPEASSGYRTGMKPVYAKTYLVATSNAYASAAGCAVLKKGGTAADAAVAVQAVLGLTVPEATGLGSGGVLLYYDARGKTLQAYDGRETAPAAATENYLRYVDDATDHSAPLPNARASGRSIGTIGVPRLIEALQQDHGRLPWQSLFGDAITLATNGFPIGGRLADAIAANAANLKRDPEAAAYFLNADGSPKTLGTVLKNPAYARTLSLMAQSGANALYTGQIAQDIVAKIAVTKGADGSTLTPGKTTVADLAAYQAKRREPVCTTYRSYWVCGMPPPSSGGIAVASALGILENYDLKSLKPTAIDLEGGKPTVAGVHLITEAERLAYADRDKYVADTDFVPLPGGTWDTLLNKPYLKSRAALIDPTKSMGTAQPGNLGAVPLGVDTTLIEHGTNQFTIVDGDGSVLSATTTVESSMGSFHMTNGFLLNNQLTDFSANPLDTSGNPVANRLQPGKRPRSSMAPTIVFGQAADGSRGDFVMATGSPGGGTIPQYVVKTLVGALDWGLDAQQSAGLVDFGASNSPTTTIGGEHPNVNTANNGANDPLIAGLLALGHKVSTSAQASGVNTVMRVTVGQSPVLQGGTDPRREGVVLGDTFRP from the coding sequence ATGAACAGAACAGCGATTTTTCCGTATGCGTCCGCGTTGCTCGCGGCTGCCTTGCTGACCGCGTGCGGCGGCGACGTCGAGAACGAGGCCGCCCGCACGACGACACCTTCCACCGATGCGAGCTGCCTCGCGGTCGACAATAACGGCGCGACGGTCGTGGTGGGCTCGAACCAGCCGGGCGACCCGTCGCTGCCGGAAGCATCGTCGGGCTATCGCACCGGAATGAAGCCCGTCTATGCGAAAACCTACCTGGTGGCCACGTCGAACGCGTACGCGAGCGCGGCCGGTTGCGCGGTGCTGAAGAAGGGCGGTACGGCCGCCGACGCGGCGGTCGCCGTGCAGGCCGTGCTCGGTCTGACCGTCCCCGAGGCGACGGGCCTCGGGTCGGGCGGCGTGCTGCTCTACTACGATGCGCGCGGCAAGACGCTGCAGGCATACGACGGCCGCGAAACCGCGCCGGCCGCCGCGACGGAGAACTACCTGCGCTATGTCGATGACGCCACCGATCATTCGGCGCCGCTGCCGAACGCGCGCGCGAGCGGCCGTTCGATCGGCACGATCGGCGTGCCGCGGCTCATCGAGGCGCTGCAACAGGATCACGGTCGCTTGCCGTGGCAGAGCCTGTTCGGCGACGCGATCACGCTGGCGACCAACGGGTTCCCGATCGGCGGCCGGCTGGCCGACGCGATCGCGGCGAACGCAGCGAACCTGAAGCGGGACCCCGAAGCCGCCGCGTATTTTCTGAACGCCGACGGTTCGCCGAAGACGCTCGGCACCGTACTGAAGAATCCCGCCTACGCGCGCACGCTGTCGTTGATGGCGCAGTCGGGCGCGAACGCGCTGTACACGGGGCAGATCGCGCAGGACATCGTCGCGAAGATCGCGGTGACGAAGGGCGCGGACGGCTCGACGCTCACGCCGGGCAAGACGACCGTCGCGGATCTCGCCGCCTATCAGGCGAAGCGCCGCGAACCGGTGTGCACGACTTATCGCAGTTACTGGGTCTGCGGGATGCCGCCGCCGTCGTCGGGCGGCATCGCGGTCGCATCGGCGCTCGGCATTCTCGAGAATTACGACCTGAAGTCGCTGAAGCCGACGGCGATCGATCTCGAAGGCGGCAAGCCGACCGTCGCGGGCGTCCATCTCATCACCGAGGCCGAACGGCTCGCCTATGCCGACCGCGACAAGTACGTGGCCGATACCGACTTCGTGCCGCTGCCGGGCGGCACGTGGGACACGTTGCTGAACAAGCCGTACCTGAAATCGCGCGCGGCGCTGATCGACCCGACCAAAAGCATGGGCACCGCGCAGCCCGGCAATCTCGGTGCGGTGCCGCTCGGCGTCGACACGACGCTGATCGAGCACGGCACGAACCAGTTCACGATCGTGGACGGCGACGGCAGCGTGCTGAGCGCGACGACGACGGTCGAGTCGAGCATGGGCTCGTTCCACATGACCAACGGCTTCCTGCTGAACAATCAGTTGACCGACTTTTCCGCGAACCCGCTCGACACGTCCGGCAATCCGGTGGCCAACCGACTGCAGCCGGGCAAGCGACCGCGCAGCTCGATGGCGCCGACGATCGTGTTCGGGCAGGCCGCCGACGGCTCGCGCGGCGACTTCGTGATGGCGACCGGATCGCCGGGCGGCGGCACGATTCCGCAATACGTGGTCAAGACGCTGGTCGGCGCGCTCGACTGGGGGCTCGACGCGCAACAGTCGGCGGGGCTCGTCGACTTCGGCGCGAGCAACAGCCCGACGACCACGATCGGCGGCGAGCATCCGAACGTCAACACGGCGAACAACGGCGCGAACGATCCGCTGATCGCGGGGTTGCTCGCGCTCGGGCACAAGGTGTCGACTTCCGCGCAGGCGAGCGGCGTCAACACGGTGATGCGCGTGACGGTCGGCCAATCGCCGGTGTTGCAGGGCGGCACCGATCCGCGTCGCGAAGGCGTCGTGCTCGGCGATACGTTCCGGCCGTAA
- a CDS encoding DJ-1/PfpI family protein yields MRKVMLYWMMLLLASFASGIANIAHAGPASEALAPAAARADRLPAYQPRFGRTRPIVAVVGENDYTELTDYVVPYGIVAESGAADLVALATKPGPIRMFPAPMNVIPDETTARFDERVPQGADYVIVPAVHRDSDPALLAWVAEQAKKGATIIGVCDGVWVLARAGLLEGRRATGHWYSMSDLRKKFADTRWVDGKRYVADGKVVTTTGVTATIPVSLALVEALAGHERALQVAERLGRPAWSSEIASDRFKLGLSAMATIATNYVSFWSHEDFGIPIEPGVDEIALVLEADAYSTTFRSTAYTVAANREPVRTRRGLTIVPDRVAGVDAPARMLSVPIARYPLHALDASLNAISSEFGKRTAAWVALQMQYPGY; encoded by the coding sequence ATGCGTAAAGTCATGCTGTACTGGATGATGTTGCTGCTCGCGTCGTTTGCGTCGGGTATCGCGAATATTGCCCATGCGGGACCAGCAAGCGAAGCGCTGGCGCCCGCAGCGGCACGCGCAGACCGGCTGCCCGCCTATCAGCCGCGATTCGGTCGCACGCGCCCGATCGTCGCCGTCGTCGGCGAAAACGACTATACCGAGCTGACCGATTACGTCGTCCCCTATGGCATCGTTGCCGAATCGGGCGCGGCGGATCTCGTCGCACTTGCGACGAAACCGGGCCCCATCCGGATGTTCCCGGCGCCGATGAACGTCATTCCGGACGAAACCACCGCTCGGTTCGATGAGCGCGTGCCCCAGGGGGCGGACTATGTGATCGTGCCGGCCGTGCATCGCGACAGCGATCCGGCGCTGCTTGCATGGGTGGCCGAGCAGGCGAAGAAGGGCGCCACGATCATCGGCGTGTGCGATGGCGTCTGGGTCCTTGCACGCGCGGGGCTGCTGGAAGGCCGTCGCGCGACGGGGCACTGGTACTCGATGAGCGATCTCCGCAAGAAGTTTGCCGATACGCGATGGGTCGACGGCAAGCGTTACGTTGCCGATGGCAAGGTCGTCACGACGACCGGCGTCACCGCGACGATTCCGGTATCGCTTGCGCTCGTCGAGGCGCTCGCCGGACACGAACGCGCACTGCAGGTCGCCGAGCGGCTCGGACGGCCTGCATGGTCGTCCGAGATCGCGAGCGACCGATTCAAACTCGGATTGTCGGCGATGGCGACGATCGCAACCAATTACGTGTCGTTCTGGTCGCACGAGGATTTCGGTATCCCGATCGAGCCGGGTGTCGACGAAATTGCGCTCGTGCTCGAGGCCGACGCCTATTCCACGACGTTCCGCTCCACCGCCTACACGGTTGCAGCGAATCGCGAGCCCGTGCGCACCCGGCGCGGATTGACTATCGTTCCGGACCGCGTGGCCGGCGTCGATGCGCCTGCGCGGATGTTGTCCGTACCGATCGCGCGCTATCCGTTGCATGCGCTCGATGCATCGCTGAATGCGATCTCGTCCGAGTTCGGCAAGCGCACGGCCGCATGGGTCGCACTACAGATGCAGTATCCGGGTTACTGA
- a CDS encoding metallophosphoesterase family protein gives MKFIHAADIHLDSPLHGLSAYPDAPAAQLRNASREALRQLVDRAIEEEVAFLVIAGDLYDGDWKDHNTGIFFGQQMGRLRKAGIRAFVLGGNHDAESEMTKKLTLPDNVTVFGHRKPETFRLPEFDVALHGQSFKDKAVVDNLAIGYPDPVPGYYNIGVLHTALEGYAAHANYAPCTLAELHAKGYDYWALGHVHEFQQWAGASTVVFPGNLQGRHIRETGRRGAVLVTVEQGKTQVERLYLDVLRWEAVSVDASDCVSVADLSRKIGQSLEALLTVDGHVPRAVRVTVTGRTPAHGLFFGRAPQLRAEVLNQIGIIGNERLWLEKVRLATSAADRQPGESEPLEALEDLKQILADAAHDPDFLALLERDLKPFVGKVRSDVKEDVPLLTMARAGELTALVEQVGPALLARLARGE, from the coding sequence GTGAAGTTCATCCACGCGGCAGACATTCACCTTGACAGCCCGTTGCACGGCCTGAGCGCATATCCCGACGCGCCGGCCGCGCAGTTGCGCAACGCGTCGCGCGAGGCGCTGCGGCAACTCGTGGATCGTGCGATCGAAGAGGAAGTCGCGTTCCTCGTGATCGCAGGCGACCTGTACGACGGCGACTGGAAGGATCACAACACGGGCATCTTCTTCGGCCAGCAGATGGGCCGCCTGCGCAAGGCCGGCATCCGCGCGTTCGTGCTCGGCGGCAATCACGATGCCGAAAGCGAGATGACGAAGAAGCTGACGCTGCCCGACAACGTCACCGTGTTCGGCCACCGCAAGCCGGAAACCTTCAGGCTGCCGGAATTCGACGTCGCGCTGCACGGGCAGAGCTTCAAGGACAAGGCGGTCGTCGACAATCTCGCGATCGGCTATCCGGATCCGGTGCCCGGGTACTACAACATCGGCGTGCTGCACACGGCGCTCGAAGGGTATGCGGCGCATGCGAACTACGCGCCGTGCACACTGGCCGAACTGCACGCGAAAGGCTACGACTACTGGGCGCTCGGGCACGTGCACGAATTCCAGCAATGGGCGGGCGCGTCCACCGTCGTGTTTCCCGGCAACCTGCAGGGGCGCCATATCCGCGAGACGGGCCGGCGCGGCGCGGTGCTCGTGACGGTCGAGCAAGGCAAGACGCAGGTCGAGCGCCTGTATCTCGACGTGCTGCGCTGGGAAGCCGTGTCGGTCGATGCGTCCGATTGCGTGTCGGTTGCGGATCTGTCGAGAAAGATCGGTCAGTCGCTGGAGGCGCTGTTGACCGTCGACGGCCACGTGCCGCGCGCGGTGCGCGTCACCGTCACCGGGCGCACGCCCGCGCACGGTCTCTTTTTCGGCCGCGCGCCGCAGTTGCGTGCGGAGGTGCTGAACCAGATCGGCATCATCGGCAACGAGCGGCTGTGGCTCGAGAAGGTCCGGCTCGCGACGTCCGCCGCCGATCGGCAGCCGGGCGAAAGCGAACCGCTCGAGGCGCTGGAGGACCTGAAGCAGATCCTGGCCGATGCCGCGCACGATCCGGATTTCCTCGCGCTGCTCGAACGCGACCTGAAGCCGTTCGTCGGCAAGGTCCGCAGCGACGTGAAGGAGGACGTGCCGTTGCTGACGATGGCGCGTGCGGGCGAGCTGACGGCGCTGGTCGAGCAGGTCGGGCCCGCGTTGCTGGCGCGGCTGGCGAGGGGGGAGTAA